A single bacterium DNA region contains:
- a CDS encoding type II toxin-antitoxin system HicB family antitoxin: MEKRIRNYRILLRKEPEGGFTVTVPLFPGCVTFGDTMDEAIKMAEEAIELYIESLVEHGDEVPTEYNTFEYMLTIGSHA; encoded by the coding sequence ATGGAAAAGCGAATTCGGAATTACCGGATACTTCTTCGCAAGGAACCTGAAGGCGGTTTCACTGTGACTGTCCCGCTTTTCCCTGGATGTGTGACGTTCGGCGATACAATGGATGAGGCGATTAAGATGGCAGAGGAGGCTATCGAGCTTTATATCGAGAGCCTTGTCGAGCACGGCGATGAAGTGCCCACCGAATATAATACCTTCGAGTATATGCTGACTATCGGCTCACATGCATAG
- the purD gene encoding phosphoribosylamine--glycine ligase gives MRVLVVGGGGREHAIVWKLSQSRFVEKIYCAPGNAGIAQLAECINIADTDIRNLASLVEKVGVDFTIDGPESALSEGIVDYFTSRKLNIFGPTKGAAQIESSKIFAKEFMKECRIPTASYLSFDNPEDAIKFLEGHEMPLVIKADGLAAGKGAIVAETLDEAKDAVRKTMIERAWGEAGRRILIEEFIPGREVSVLAFTDGHTIIPMLSSTDYKRAFGGGEGPNTGGMGTIAPNPNITDEILERVCSEVIKPVVDGLRQKGHPFKGILYAGLIIQDDNFKVLEFNCRFGDINADLLTMVKIRCIKKAVLQRRVVTLSNWVAFSI, from the coding sequence ATGAGAGTTCTCGTTGTTGGCGGTGGAGGTCGCGAACATGCGATAGTATGGAAACTATCACAGAGTAGATTTGTCGAAAAGATATACTGCGCGCCCGGTAATGCCGGAATAGCGCAACTTGCGGAGTGCATAAATATCGCCGATACTGATATTAGAAATCTCGCGAGCCTGGTCGAAAAAGTCGGAGTAGATTTCACTATAGACGGGCCGGAATCGGCGCTTTCGGAGGGTATAGTCGATTATTTCACGAGCCGGAAACTTAATATTTTCGGGCCGACTAAAGGCGCGGCGCAGATCGAATCGAGCAAGATATTTGCGAAAGAGTTCATGAAGGAATGTCGTATTCCAACAGCGAGTTATCTGAGTTTCGATAATCCGGAGGACGCGATCAAATTCCTCGAAGGGCACGAAATGCCACTCGTTATCAAAGCAGATGGATTGGCCGCCGGCAAAGGCGCTATTGTGGCCGAAACCCTCGACGAAGCTAAAGACGCAGTTCGCAAAACGATGATCGAAAGAGCGTGGGGCGAGGCCGGTCGGAGGATTTTGATCGAGGAGTTTATCCCCGGCCGCGAGGTAAGCGTTCTGGCATTCACCGACGGACATACAATTATCCCGATGTTGTCGAGCACCGATTACAAAAGGGCTTTCGGCGGCGGCGAAGGCCCAAACACCGGTGGGATGGGGACTATCGCGCCAAATCCGAACATCACGGATGAAATTCTTGAGAGGGTCTGCTCCGAGGTTATCAAACCCGTCGTCGATGGACTGAGACAAAAAGGGCATCCATTCAAGGGGATACTCTATGCCGGTCTTATAATTCAGGATGATAATTTCAAGGTGCTCGAATTCAATTGCCGGTTCGGCGATATTAATGCAGACCTGCTCACTATGGTAAAAATCCGTTGTATAAAGAAAGCTGTCCTCCAGCGCCGCGTAGTAACTCTTTCTAATTGGGTTGCCTTCTCCATATAA
- a CDS encoding type II toxin-antitoxin system RelE/ParE family toxin: protein MDDYRVIYTVDDENRVVDISYVRHRSKAY, encoded by the coding sequence ATGGACGATTATAGGGTTATTTATACGGTAGATGACGAAAACCGGGTTGTCGATATAAGCTACGTAAGGCACAGAAGCAAGGCTTATTAA